ATAGTGTTGTTTATTAAGGGAAACAGAAAAGAAGTACACTGCCAAAAGTAGTTTGCAACACAAGCATTGATAAAGGCAGTGGTTATGACTGTTGTGATTAATGCAAATACATGTCATAGAAAACAATACATTGCCATACACCTCAAAGGGACTATGACACAACATTGCATGTTAAACCATTTCGTATTTGATGTTGAAGGATTCATGGATTCATGTGATACACACTGGCGTTTCACGGCATTTGTGACCGCTTTCATGTTTATTACATTCCATAGTGCTCTCTTATTTTTGAGTTATGGATCCAATGCCATGTCGAACTCCCTTTACAACCATCTGTGAGCTCTTTGATACCTCGTTCACACCTGAGACGAGTTCATCTGCCATTGACCTTGTCAAAATATTTGCCACGGCTCCAACTGCGTCTCCGGTGTTAGCGGCAGAAGTCGCTTCACTAATGGCTCTCGGTACGCTGTTTACCAACCCTTTAGTGAGCCCCACTGACACGTTTACCATCGCCTTGCCCACTTCAGTTGTTCCTGCCATGACTGTGGCGATGGCTgcaaaagtatttttttctccctcctctgcaCTTTCTTCTGCTCCGATCGCTGCATTCACGATGTCTGTCACTCCCTCAGTCACGCTGGACACAACATCTCCCAAAGCACCCCACAGGGACATGACGATctttccttcccctccctctctctgtctgtctctcgctgctGTCTGTCCTCCACCAGCTTCTACCAAAGCCCCTCTCAGAGCTGTGAAAAGAGATTTGGGACAAAAAGGTTCCTGTTACTCACCTGTATTTTGAGAGGTCTTTGAGCTGATCAAAGAATCAACTTTACTGTGACCAAGCTGTATTGAATTAGGAGCTTTATTTGGCGTTACTATTTCTAAAGGCTAGCAAAGACATTCAATTATTAAAATTAGTTAAGCACTCATCATCTTAAACATGTTTTATGCGTTGTTTCACAGATCTGttctacacacaaaaactaattTTAATTAATCATGTATTTATAAATATAGCTTCCCCATCTACACTGACATCTACACTTAAATTAGAAACACTCACCAAATGTTACCCAAAGAATTGCTCGTCAGTTTCACTGAAGTTAAATCACAGTCCTTACAGACCACACAGGCGCGCAGAGAATGAAAGCAAAATGAGTGAGACCTCTACAATTAATGGGTGTAGCACTTATTTTCAGAcagataaaaaaagataaaactGGCAGACATTGTCTTGAGGGGTAAAGGTCAACAAAATGTAACCTAGTTTctccttttgctttctcttttaCTGCTACACAACGAAGCCTACATTTTATTTACTCTGATCTCCCTCACACAGGGTAAATGGGGATTGACAAACTATTTTAATAAAATATGTTTGAATGAATAAGTGTATTTTGCCAGAAAACATAATATAAATATGTTCAGGCTGTTTCATGGCACACCACAGCAggttttcattttcagttacAGCTACACAGTTGTAATACCCTGAAAAGTTTGGCATTCTACAAGATGGCAGCGTACTCTggcacacacaataaacagtcTATGGTCAACTTTGAGAACTACATTATTACTAAGAGTAATAGTGACTAGAACCCTAACCTGAAAGAACAATATTGAGGCCTTGTAGTGTCCCCAACACTGTAGTGTCCCTATTAGCAAAATATAACACTTTTGCAGCCTGATCTCAATCAGCCGTCGGATTGAATAggctcacacacaggctcctgaAGAAGCTGTCGCAAATCTTCCAGTTCTGTAACTATTTAATAAAAGACATACAATTAACTTGTGGCATACACACTTCTTGTGTACATTTAATCAATCCTATTCTCTATATGATAGAATCATTACATGACACTGCTATATATTGAAAAAAAGCGATCCTAACCCTCAACACTATATTCTCCCAAACCTTGGCTATGGCTTAGTATTGGAATTTTCATGTGACCATATTACACCGTACAacctacatacatactcactcaccAAGATCTATTTCCGGCATACATGATGGatccacagcctctctctcccgaGTTTCCTTAATCCCTGAATCTGAATAAAACCAACTGCAGTTTGAGACATGTTATACTGTATAGCATTAAGATAATAGTGTCATTTGAATGTGGAGTCAATGTAAATTTGTAGCCTAATAGGTTTTCATTATGTCACAACAAGATTATTGTACCTTTACTGGTAGATGGCCTGGTGGTCTGGGGTATGATTCTACCCctaatgtctctctgtctccaggtaAATTTTAGTTCTTGGTGgtgctttttttccctttttttcttggGCTGGAAATCAACCATATCACATGATAAAGAAGCTCAGATCTAAATCTGATAGAGTACTTCACAGTAGTGTAACTGTTGTAGACAGTCTCTATGTAAGGCACATTACCTGTGGTGGGTTAAATTCCTCCAGAAAAGCTGTGCTCTCCTCAAGGACATCATGAAGGTACCCCTTTTCTGAAGACATTGCGCTTGTTGAACTGTgtttggatagatagatagatactttactGATAAACGTAGTTTACTGATCTCCAAAGGGAAATTTCAGTGTTGCAATAGGAATTCCCGTAAAAGGTGAAGTAAAAAATaagtaaaactaaaaaaatCGCTTTTATTGTGGAGACGACTTTCTCACGTTGCCTACAGTCAGTTGCCGAACGTGGTCATCAATGGAGAGATTGATCTTTGATTATTAAGTGATAAGAATATTAAAAGAGATTACTGATGGTAACTATTTTGATATAACGGAAGGACTAACGAAGTATGCTAATACAGTGGATACATGGAATGGGTTAGATAGCAGACAGATGTGGATAATTACAACATTCCATGGAATAGCAGATATTAGTTACTATTGACACTAAACAGACTCGCTAAttcacacaaataattaaaGAACACTTACCCCCTTAAGGTTCCGGTCTGCAAATTGGCTGATTCTCTGCTCCAGCTAACTTTTGGTTCTTGGTGgtgctttttttccctttttttcttaggCTGGAAATCAACCATATCACATGATAAAGAAGCTCAGATCTAAATCTGATAGAGTACTTCACAGTAGTGTAACTGTTGTAGACAGTCTCTATGTAAGGCACATTACCTGTGGTGGGTTAAATTCCTCCAGAAAAGCTGTGCTCTCCTCAAGGACATCATGAAGGTACCCCTTTTCTGAAGACATTGCGCTTGTTGAACTGTgtttggatagatagatagatactttactGATAAAGTAGTTTACTGATCTCCAAAGGGAAATTTCAGTGTTGCAATAGGAATTCCCGTAAAAGGTGAAGTAAAAAATaagtaaaactaaaaaaatcgattttatTGTGGAGACGACTTTCTCACGTTGCCTACAGTCAGTTGCCGAACGTGGTCATCAATGGAGAGATTGATCTTTGATTATTAAGTGATAAGAATATTAAAAGAGATTACTGATGGTAACTATTTTGATATAACGGAAGGACTAACGAAGTATGCTAATACAGTGGATACATGGAATGGGTTAGATAGCAGACAGATGTGGATAATTACAACATTCCATGGAATAGCAGATACTAGTTACTATTGACACTAAACAGACTCGCTAAttcacacaaataattaaaGAACACTTACCCCCTTAAGGTTCCGGTCTGCGAATTGGCTGATTCTCTGCTCCAGCTAACTTTTGGT
Above is a genomic segment from Clupea harengus chromosome 3, Ch_v2.0.2, whole genome shotgun sequence containing:
- the LOC116219977 gene encoding uncharacterized protein LOC116219977 isoform X1: MSSEKDRLDALLEESTSFLEEFNPPQPKKKREKKHHQEPKVSWSRESANLQTGTLRGSIRVVSSEKDRLDALLEESTSFLEEFNPPQPKKKRGKKHHQEPKVSWSRESANLQTGTLRGSIRVVSSEKDRLDALLEESTYFLEEFNPPQPKKKREKKHHQEPKVSWSRESANSQTGTLRGSTSAMSSEKGYLHDVLEESTAFLEEFNPPQPKKKREKKHHQEPKVSWSRESANLQTGTLRGSTSAMSSEKGYLHDVLEESTAFLEEFNPPQPKKKREKKHHQELKFTWRQRDIRGRIIPQTTRPSTSKDSGIKETREREAVDPSCMPEIDLALRGALVEAGGGQTAARDRQREGGEGKIVMSLWGALGDVVSSVTEGVTDIVNAAIGAEESAEEGEKNTFAAIATVMAGTTEVGKAMVNVSVGLTKGLVNSVPRAISEATSAANTGDAVGAVANILTRSMADELVSGVNEVSKSSQMVVKGVRHGIGSITQK
- the LOC116219977 gene encoding uncharacterized protein LOC116219977 isoform X2, encoding MSSEKDRLDALLEESTSFLEEFNPPQPKKKREKKHHQEPKVSWSRESANLQTGTLRGSIRVVSSEKDRLDALLEESTSFLEEFNPPQPKKKRGKKHHQEPKVSWSRESANLQTGTLRGSTSAMSSEKGYLHDVLEESTAFLEEFNPPQPKKKREKKHHQEPKVSWSRESANLQTGTLRGSTSAMSSEKGYLHDVLEESTAFLEEFNPPQPKKKREKKHHQELKFTWRQRDIRGRIIPQTTRPSTSKDSGIKETREREAVDPSCMPEIDLALRGALVEAGGGQTAARDRQREGGEGKIVMSLWGALGDVVSSVTEGVTDIVNAAIGAEESAEEGEKNTFAAIATVMAGTTEVGKAMVNVSVGLTKGLVNSVPRAISEATSAANTGDAVGAVANILTRSMADELVSGVNEVSKSSQMVVKGVRHGIGSITQK